In the genome of Streptomyces fagopyri, the window CGCGCCGGCCGCCGCTGCGGTCACCGCGAGGGCGACCAGCAGGGCGCCGCGCACCGGTACCGTGCCCGCGACCGCCGCGCCGAGTCCTTCGGGGCGGGCCGGGGGCACCCCGGTCCGCGCGGCCAGGGTGAGGGCGAGCCGGGCCGCCGTCGCCGAGACGACGGCCGCGAGTACGCCCCGCTGCCACGAGGACTCGTAGGCCTGGAAGAGCGCGGCCACCTGGGCGAGCAGCACGAGGAGCAGCGTGATCACGCCGAACGGCCCGATGTCGGACTGCTTCATGATCCGCAGTGCGTCCGGCGCGGGTCTGCCGCTGCCGAGGCCGTCCGCCGTGTCGGCGAGCCCGTCGAGGTGGAGACCTCGGGTGAGCGCCGCCGGTACGGCGGCGGTGGCGACGGCGGCGAGCAGCGGACCCGCGCCCATCGCGAGCAGTGCCACGCCCACCAGGGCCGCGCCCGCCCCGACGACCACTCCGGCCACGGGGGCGCACAGCATTCCGGCGCGCGCCGCCTCGCGGTCCCAGCGGGTCACCCCGACGGGGAGCACGGTCAGGGTGCCGAAGGCGAAGCGCAGGCCGTGGGAGACAGGGGTCGCGGACATCGGCGCAGGTTACCCGGGAGGGCGGCGGGCGGGTACGGCGGCTGAGGACAAAGCGCGTGGATAAAGTGCCGGATATGGGTCATTGGTTGCACCGGAACATCATCGAGCCGGGGAAACTACCGCTGTTGCTGGCGCTCGGCTCCTTCGTGCTGACCTTTGTGATCACCCGTGTCGTCGTCCGGCTCATCCGCGCGGGCAAGGGGCCGTTCGGCAACGTGAGGGCGGGCGGACTGCACATCCATCACGTGGTCCCCGGTGTCGTCCTGACGGTGATCGGCGGCTTCGGCGCGGTGGCCA includes:
- a CDS encoding adenosylcobinamide-GDP ribazoletransferase — encoded protein: MSATPVSHGLRFAFGTLTVLPVGVTRWDREAARAGMLCAPVAGVVVGAGAALVGVALLAMGAGPLLAAVATAAVPAALTRGLHLDGLADTADGLGSGRPAPDALRIMKQSDIGPFGVITLLLVLLAQVAALFQAYESSWQRGVLAAVVSATAARLALTLAARTGVPPARPEGLGAAVAGTVPVRGALLVALAVTAAAAGAGALLGTYDLVRAAVAVVAACAAAELLLRHCTRRFGGVTGDVFGGLAETAATTALVVLCLG